DNA from Acidobacteriota bacterium:
TTCGCTCTCAGGTTCAGAGCGCCAATGTGTATTTTGGGGCACAGCCAATTCTCGAAGCCCTCCAACAAGATGCCCAGATTATTATCACCGGGCGCTGTACTGATACCGGCTTGACGCTGGCGCCGTTGCGACACGAATTTGGCTGGGCGGCTGATGATTGGGACAAACTGGCTGCCGGAACCATTGCCGGGCATACGATTGAATGCGGTGCGCAGGCATCGGGCGGAAACTGTCTGGTGGATTGGGAGACGATTCCCAACCTGGAAAATGTTGGATTCCCAATTGTTGAAGCCTCTCCGGATGGGACGTTTGTGATTACCAAACACACCGGAACCGGCGGGCGCATCACACCGGCGGTGATCAAAGAACAACTGGTCTATGAAATGGGCGATCCGCACCAATACATCACTCCTGACTGTGTCGCCGATTTCACCACGATTCATTTGGAAGCTGATGGACCGGACCGGGTGCGATTTTTTGGAATCCAGGGCAAGCCCGCAACCGAGTTTTACAAGGTTTCGATGAGTTTCTCGTCTGGCTATAAAGCTGTCGGGTCGCTGGTCTATGCCTGGCCGGATGCCTATAAGAAGGCCCAGGCGGCTGACCGTATTTTGCGTGCCCGCCTCAAGGACTTAGGACTCCACTTTGAAGAAATTCTGACTGAGTTTGTCGGTGTGAATGCCTGTCATGGGCCGTTGGGCGGTGAACCCTCACCTGATATTGCCGAAGTGGTGCTCCGCCTTGGCGTCCGATCAAATGACAAAGCCAGTGTTGATCGCTTTACCAAGGAACTGGCGCCACTGGTGCTGACCGGCCCGCC
Protein-coding regions in this window:
- a CDS encoding DUF1446 domain-containing protein, whose protein sequence is MKTIRIASGQGFWGDWLEAPFRQVEGGPIDYLILDYLAEVTMSIMQKQRARDPKAGYARDFVGMIDRVLPTLVERKIRVIANAGGVNPRACAEAIQAVAAKHGLSGCFKIGIVAGDDIMDRLDSMLAEGHALKNMDTGEPLSTIRSQVQSANVYFGAQPILEALQQDAQIIITGRCTDTGLTLAPLRHEFGWAADDWDKLAAGTIAGHTIECGAQASGGNCLVDWETIPNLENVGFPIVEASPDGTFVITKHTGTGGRITPAVIKEQLVYEMGDPHQYITPDCVADFTTIHLEADGPDRVRFFGIQGKPATEFYKVSMSFSSGYKAVGSLVYAWPDAYKKAQAADRILRARLKDLGLHFEEILTEFVGVNACHGPLGGEPSPDIAEVVLRLGVRSNDKASVDRFTKELAPLVLTGPPTVTGFAGGRPKVEEIVAYWPALLQKHVVTPQVEVIEA